Within Nocardioides rotundus, the genomic segment GGTGGGCGGCCTCGTGCTCGCGGCCATCGGCATCGCCGTGCATCTCGCGGGCGCCCACTGGATCCACCGGATCCTGCCGCCGGCGGTCACCGGCGCGGTGGTCATGCTCATCGGCTTCAACCTCGCCCCGGTCGTCGCGGGGATCTACTGGCCGCAGGACCAGTGGATCGCGCTGCTGACGGCGACCTTCATGGTGCTCGCGGCGGTGCTGCTGCCGGGCTTCTGGTCGCGGATCGCGGTCTTCCTGGCCCTGGTCTTCGGCTACCTCATCTCCTTCCTCGCCGACAAGGTCCTCGGGCCGATCACCTCGGTCACGCCAGTCTCCGAGGGACAGCCGGTCGAGCACCTGCGGGTCAGCTGGGAGGCGGTCGGCCAGGCCAGCTGGGTCGGTCTGCCCAGCGGCGAGCTCGCCGACGGCGTGAGCGCCGTGCACGGCCCGAGCTTCTCCCTCACCTTCGTCCTGCTGGTGCTGCCGGGCGTGATCGCCCTGGTCGCGGAGAACGTCGGCCACGTCAAGGCGGTGGCCGAGATGACCCAGACCGACCTGGACCCCTACATGGGCCGCGCGCTCTTCGGCGACGGGGTCGGCACCGCGCTCGCCTCGGCCTTCGGCGGGTCGCCGACGACGACGTACGCCGAGAACATCGGCGTCATGGGCGCCACCCGCGTCTACTCCACCGCCGCCTACTACGTCGCCGCCGTCGTGGCGATCCTGCTCGGCCTGTGCCCGAAGTTCGGGGCGATCGTCAACGCCACCCCCGGTGGCGTGCTCGGCGGGATCACCGTGGTCCTCTACGGGATGATCGGCCTGGTCGGCGCCAAGATCTGGGTGGAGAACGGCGTCGACTTCGGCCGGCCCGCCAACGTGGTGGGGCTCGCGGCCGGCCTGATCGCCGGCATCGGCGGCGTCTCGCTGACCTTCACCGACAACTTCGAGCTCAGCGGCATCGCCCTGGGCACCATCCTGGTGATCGTCTACTACCACCTGGTCAACCGTCGCGGCGCCGACAGCGGCACCGTCACCCGCAGCCTGTCCCACCCCGAGGACACCTGAGGCCGTGAAGCCCGCCCCGTTCGGATACCACCGCCCCGCCGACCTGGAGGAGGCCTGCGCCGCCCTGGCCGCGGACCCCGGCGCCAAGGTGCTCGCCGGGGGTCAGAGCCTGCTGCCGCTGCTGAGCATGCGGCTGGCGGCGCCCAGCGCCCTCGTCGACCTGTCCGGCGTGCCCGGCCTGGACCGGATGCGGGTGGACAGCGACGGGGTCCACGTCGGCGCCCTGGCCCGACAGGCCGACGTGGCCGCCGACCCGCGGGTCGGCGAGGCGCAGCCGCTCCTCCCGCTGGCGCTGGCCAACGTCGCGCACGCCACGATCCGCAACCGGGGCACCGTGGTGGGCTCCCTGGCGCACGCCGACGCCGCCGCCGAGCTGCCGGCGGTGCTCCTGCTGCTCGGTGGCTCGGTGACCGCGATGTCGGTGCGGGGGCGCCGTACCGTCCCTGCCTCCGAGCTGTTCACCGGACCGATGGAGACCACCCTGGCCCCCGACGAGATCGCCGTGGAGGCGCACTTCCCCGCGCTGCCGCCCGCCGCCGGGGTGGCCTTCGAGGAGATCTCCCGACGCAACGGCGACTACGCGATCGCCGGGGTCGCCGCCCTGGTCGAGACCGAGGGCGGGGCGGTGACCGCCGCGCGAGTCGCCTACGTCGCCGTCGCCGAGACGGCCACCGTCGTCGACGCCGGGACCGACCTGACCGACCTGGAGGTCGTCGCGGACCGCGCGGTCGGCGGCCTGGAGGTGGTCGCCGACCTGCACGCCGATGCCGACTACCGCGGCCACCTGGCCCGGGTGCTGACCGCGCGCGTGCTGTCCGCCGCCCTGGCCCGCGCGAGAGGGGAGGCCGCGGCATGACCGAGGAGCTGTACGACGTCACCCTCATCGTCAACGGCAACCGGTACGACCTGCGGGTGCCCGCCCGACGGCTGCTGTCCGACGCGCTGCGACACGACCTCGGCCTGACCGGCACCCACGTCGGCTGCGAGCACGGCGTCTGCGGCGCCTGCACCGTGCTGCTCGACGGCCGCCCGGCCCGGTCCTGCCTCGCCCTGGCGGTGAGCACCCAGGGCGTCGCGATCACCACGGTCGAGGGGCTCGCCGACCCCGTCGGCGAGCTCGGCCCGGTCCAGCGCGCGTTCAAGGAGTGCCACGCGCTGCAGTGCGGCTTCTGCACGCCGGGCTTCCTCACCACCGTGACCGCCGGGCTGGAGGAGAACCCCGCGCCCACGCACGAGGAGGCGCGGGAGATGATCGCCGGCAACCTGTGCCGCTGCACCGGATACCGCAACATCGTCGCGGCCGTCGAGCGCGCCGCCGAGCTCTCGCGGGAGGCGGACCGGTGACGACACGGATGGTGGGCGAGGCCGTCGCCCGCGTGGAGGACGACCGGATCCTGCGCGGGCAGGGCGCCTACGTCGACGACATCGCCGCCTCCCCCGGCACGCTGCACGCCGCCGTGCTCCGCTCGCCGCACGCCCACGCGCGGATCGCCGACATCGACGTCAGCGGGGTGCTCGACGTCGAGGGCGTGCACCTGGTCTGGACCTACGACGACCTCGAGGGCCCGATGGCCGAGTCCCTCCCGCTGCTCATCCCCCACCCCACGCTCACCCACGGGCACACCCAGTTCGCCCTGGCCAACGGCGAGGTGAACCACGTCGGCGAGGCGATCGCCTTCGTGGTCGCCGAGGACCGCTACGTCGCCGAGGACGCGCTGGACCGGATCCGGGTGAGCTACGACTTCCTGCCGCCGGTGGTCGGGATCGAGGCCGCGCGCGACGGCGAGGCGCTGGTGCACGACGACGTGCCGGGCAACGTCGCCGCGCACCTGGAGCAGGAGGTCGGCGACGCGCGGGCGGCGATCGCGGAGGCGCCGTACACCCTCTCGCTGGACCTGGCGATCGAGCGCAGCCAATGCGCCCCGCTGGAGGGCCGCGGCACCGTGGCCCGCTGGGACGCCGACGTACGGCGCCTCCTGGTCTGGACCTCCACCCAGACCTCCACCGGGGTGCGCGCGGCGGTCGCCGCGAAGCTGGGCCTGGACCTGGCGCAGGTCGACGTGATCACCCCGGACGTCGGCGGCGGCTTCGGGGTGAAGATCGTGCACCCCTGGCCCGAGGAGCTGCTGGTGCCGCTCGCGGCGATGCGGCTGGGGCGGACGGTGAAGTTCACCGAGGACCGGCGCGAGCACTTCGTCTCCTCCGCGCACGAGCGGGCGCAGCTGCACCACGTCGACGTGGGCTTCGACGCCGACGGCCGCGTCCTCGGGCTGGACGTGCGGTTCTGGCACGACAACGGCGCCTACACGCCGTACGGACTGATCGTCCCGATCATCACCTCCACCCAGCTGCTCGGCCCCTACAAGCCGGCGAGCTACCGCGTGGTCTTCGACAGCCTCTACACCAACACGGTGATCGTCACCCCCTACCGCGGGGCGGGGCGGCCGCAGGGCTGCTTCGTGATGGAGCGGACGATGGACGCGATCGCCGAGGCGCTCGGACGCGACCGTGCCGAGGTGCGGGCGGCGAACTTCATCCAGCCCGAGGAGTTCCCCTACGACCAGGGGCTGGTCTTCCAGGACGGCCGGGACCTGGTCTACGACTCCGGGGACTACCCCCGCTCGCTGGAGATGCTCAAGTCCCTCATCGGGTGGGACGACTTCGCGGCGATGCGCGCCGAGGCCGAGCGCTCGGGACGGCGGCTCGGGATCGGCCTCGGCTGCTACGTCGAGGGCACCGGCGTCGGCCCCTACGAGGGGGCGCACGTGCAGATCGAGACCACCGGGAAGGTGAAGGTCGCCACCGGCCTCACCTCGCAGGGGCAGGGACACCAGACGTCGTTCGCCCAGATCGTGGCCGACGCGCTGGGCGTGCGGTTCGAGGACGTGGAGATCACCACCGGCGACACCCGGCGGATGCCCTATGCCGTCGGCACGTTCGCCTCGCGAGCCGCGGTGATGAGCGGCTCGGCGATCCACCTGGCGGCGCTCAAGGCACGGGCCAAGGCGCTGCGGATCGCCGCCGAGGCGCTCGAGGTCGACGAGGACGACCTGGAGATCGTCGACGGCCACGTCGGCGTCCGGGGCACCGACCGCGGCATGGCCCTGGGCACGGTCGCCGTGCTCTCCAACCCGCTGCGCTACGCCTTCGACGAGGCGTCGAAGGCCGCCACCCAGTTCAGCGTCGGCGACCCCGGCAAGCCGCCGGTGAGCGAGGGCGACGAGCCGGGGCTGGAGGGGCGCGACTTCTACTCCCCCGACCGGTCCACCTTCGCCAGCGGCATGCACGCGGCGATCGTGGAGACCGACCCGGTGACCGCGGAGATCACCGTGCTGAAGTACGCCGTCGTGCACGACTGCGGCACGATCGTGAACCCGCTGATCGTGGAGGGCCAGATCCACGGCGGGCTGGCGCAGGGCATCGGCGGCGCGCTCTACGAGCGGATGGCCTACGACGCCGACGGGCAGCTGCAGAACGCCTCGTTCATGGACTTCCTGATGCCCTACGTCACCGAGATCCCCGACGACCTGGTGGTCGACCACCTGGAGACGCCGTCGCCGCTGAACCCGCTCGGGATCAAGGGCGCCGGCGAGGCCGGGACGATCCCGGTGGCCGCGGTGATCGCCGCGGCGATCGAGGACGCGGAGGGGATCCCGGTCCGGTCGATGCCGATCTCCCCGGCGGAGCTGTGGGAGCTGCGCCGTACCTCCCCACGGAAGGAGCAGCCGTGAAGCTGAACGGAACCAACCGGGTCCAGGCGCCGGTGCAGCAGACCTGGGACGCCCTGCTCGACCCCGAGGTGCTGGTGCGGGCGCTGCCGGGCTGCGAGCGGCTCGTCGCGGTGGGCGAGAACGCCTACGACATGACCGTGACCGCCGGGGTCGCGTCGATCAAGGGCACCTACGACGGACACTGCGAGCTCACCGAGCTCGACGAGCCCCGGTCGCTGGTGATGTCGCTGCAGGGAGCCGGGGCGCCGGGAACCATCGGCGCGACCGTGCGGGTCGACTTCACCGACGACGACGGCGCGACGACGGTGGCCTGGGACGCCGACGCCGTCGTCGGCGGCATGGTCGGCGGTGTCGGCCAGCGGATGCTCGGCTCGGTCGCGAAGCGGATGGCGGGCGAGTTCTTCGCCAACGTGGAGCGCGCGATCGCCGAGCCGACCGCCCCGGTCGCCGACCAGTCCGCCACCGCGGCCGAGGCTCCCGCGGCCACGGGCGAGCCGTCGTCGGGCAGGGTGTACGCCGCCCCCGCGGCCCCTTCCGGTCAGCAGGACTTCCTGCGCGGGGTGGCGGTGGGCGCGGGACTGGTGCTGGCCGGGGTCGTGGCGGGCGGCCTGGCCGCGAGGAGGCCGCGATGAGCGACCTCACCGTCGACTCCACGGCGCGGGCGATGGCGGCGGCCATCGCGGCCCGGGAGATCTCCGCGCGCGAGCTGCTGGAGCTGCACCTCACCCGGATCGGCGAGCGCAACCCCGAGCTCAACGCGCTCGTCTCCCTGGACCCCGAGCGGGCCCGCGCCGCGGCCGAGGAGGCCGACCGGGTCACCGCGGCGGGCGGTGAGCTGCCGCCCCTGCACGGCCTGCCGTTCGCGTTCAAGGACACCCACGACGTGGCCGGCTGGCGCACCACCTTCGGCTCCCCGCTCCTCGCGGACAACGTGCCCGAGACCGACGAGCTGCTGGTCGAGCGGGTGCGGGCCGCCGGGGTGACGGTGCTCGGGCGCAGCAACGTGCCCGAGTTCGCTGCGGGCTCGCACACCTTCAACCGGGTCTTCGGCGTGACCCGCAACCCGGTCGACCCGAGTCGCTCGGCCGGCGGCTCCAGCGGCGGGGCCGCGTGCGCGCTGGCGACCGGCATGGTGCCGCTCGCGGACGGCTCGGACATGGGCGGCTCGCTGCGCAACCCGGCGTCGTTCTGCGGGGTCGTCGGCCTGCGGCCCTCGCTCGGCCGGGTGCCGGAGTGGCCGCTCTACAACCAGTGGGAGACCACCTCGGTCGGCGGGCCGATGGCCCGCAGCGTCGGCGACCTGGCCCTGCTGCTCTCGGTCCTCGCCGGCCCCGACCCGCGCGCACCGCAGGCGCTGGGCGACCCCGGCGGCACCTTCGCGCCGCCCCTCGCCCCCGTCCCCCTCACCGGCCTGCGCGTCGCGGTCTCCCGGGACCTGGGCGGCGCGTTCGAGGTCGACGACCGGGTGGCCGCCGTGGTCCGGTCCGCGGCCGAGGCGATCGAGTCCGCCGGGGCCCAGGTCGAGGACGCGCACCCCGACCTGTCGCTCGCCGACGACACCTTCCGGACCCTGCGCGCCTGGCATCTCAACGCGAAGCTCGGCGAGACGCACCGGGCCAACCCCGGCGCGCTCAAGGAGACGCTGGCGGCCAACATCGAGGCCGGGGAGCCGCTCACCGGCGCGGACATCGCCCGCGCCTACGCCCAGCGGACCAGTCTGTCGGAGACGATGCGCCGCTTCTTCGACCGCGAGCACGGCGGGTACGACGTCCTCGTGCTGCCGGTCTCCCAGGTGCCGCCGTTCCCGGTCGAGCAGGAGTACCCCGCCGACATCAATGGCCGCCCGCAGCCGGACTACCTCGCCTGGATGCGGTCGGCGTACTTCATCACCGTGACCGGGTGTCCCGCACTGTCGCTCCCGGCCGGGCACACGCCCGAGGGGCTGCCGGTCGGGATCCAGGTCGTCGCGCCGCACGGCGCCGACCGGCGCCTGCTGTCCATCGCGACCACGCTCGAGGAGGTCCTCCGCCCATGACCGACGCCACCTTGCGCCGGATCCGGATCGGCATCGACACCGGCGGCACCTTCACCGACGTGGTCGCCTTCGACGAGGACACCGGTGCGCTGGTCAGCACCAAGACCCCGTCCACGCCCAGCGACCCCGCGGACGGCTTCCTCGCCGGAGTGCGCAAGGTGCTCGGCCTGCTGGACGCCACCGGCGACGACATCACCGCGGTCTGCCACGGCACCACGGTCGCGACCAACCAGCTGCTCGAGGGCAGCGTCGGCGAGCTCGGGTTCATCACCACCGAGGGCTACGAGTTCATTCTGGAGATCGCCCGTCAGGCCGTCCCCGACGGCTACGGGAACTCCTACTTCTGGGTCAAGCCGCCGCGGATCGTGCCGGCCGACCGGGTGCGCACCGTCGCCGGCCGGATGGACTTCGAGGGCAAGGAGGTGCGCCCCTTCGACGAGGCCGAGGCGGTCGAGGTGGCCCGCTGGTTCCGGGAGCGCGGGATCGACACGATCGGAGTGTGCTTCCTGCACTCCTACGCCGAGGACGACCACGAGCGACGGATGCTGGAGGTGCTGCGGCGCGAGCACCCCGACGCGGTGGTGTCGCTGTCGAGCGAGGTGCTGCGGGAGTACCGCGAGTACGAGCGCTCGATGACCACCCTGGTCGACGCGGCGGTCAAGCCGAAGGTGTCCCGCTATGTCGGCAACATCCACGCCCGGCTGGCCGGCGAGCTGGGGCGGGAGGACGCCGCGTTCTACATCATGAAGTCCAACGGCGGGGTGCTCAGCGCCGAGGAGGTCGTACACCAGCCGATCACCACGGTGCTGTCCGGTCCCGCCGCGGGTGCGCTCGGCGCCGGGCTGATCGCCCAGCGGGCCGGCTTCCCCCGGGTGCTCACCTGCGACGGCGGCGGCACCTCCACCGACGTCAGCGTCGTGCTCGACGGGGAGCCGACGCTCACCACCGAGGGCAGTGTCGGCGCGTTCCCGTCGAAGATCCCGATGATCGACGTGGTCACCGTCGGCGCCGGCGGCGGCTCGGTCGCGTGGATCTCCCCCGAGGGCACGCTCAAGGTCGGGCCCCGCTCGGCCGGGGCGGACCCGGGGCCGCTCTGCTACGCCCAGGGCGGCACCGAGCCGACGATCACCGACGCGCACCTGCTGCTCGGCCGGATCCCGCCGCACCTCCTCGGCGGCGAGATCCCGCTGGACGCCGACGCCGCCCGCACCGGGATCGAGCAGCTGGCGGCGCGGCTGGAGCTGGACCCGGTGCACTGCGCGGCGGGCATCCTGGAGATCTCGGCGTGGAACCAGGCCAATGCGCTGCGCCAGGTCAGCGTCCAGCGGGGGCTCGACGTCCGCGACTTCATGCTCGCGACCTTCGGCGGCTCCGGCTCCCTCTTGGCCTGTCGGCTGGTCGACGTCCTCGACCTCGGCGGTGTGGTGGTGCCGCCCGATCCGGGCAACGTGTCGGCGTTCGGGCTGCTCACCGTGGACGTGAAGAACGACTATGTGCAGACCTCGGTCGCGCGCCACGACGGGCTGGACCTCGGCGCCGTGCGAGCGACGTACGACGACCTCACCCAGCGCGCCGCACAGGCCCTCGAGCGCGAGGGCTTCCCGAGCACGGCGCACCGGTTCGTCCGCACCGCCGACCTGCGCTACCTCGGCCAGGCCTACGAGGTGCGGGTGACCGCGCCCGACGGCGAGGTCGACGAGGCGTTCGCCACCGCGGTCGCGGACGCCTTCCACGACCAGCACCGCGCGCTCTACGGCTACGACTTCCGCGGGGACCCGCACCAGCACGTCGAGTGGGTGAACCTCCGGGTGACCGGGGTCGGGCCGATCACCCGGCCCGACGTACGCACCATCGCGCCCCGCGAGACCGGGGCGCCGGAGCCGAGCGGGCGACGACCGGTCTGCTTCGTCGCCGAGGAGGGGTACGTCGACACCCCGATCCTCTGGCGTCCCGACCTGGCCGCCGGCGACACGGTGAGCGGGCCGTGCGTGATCGAGGAGTTCGGATCGACCGTCCCGGTCCACCCGGGCTTCGTCGCATGCGTCGACGAGCACGCCAACCTCGTCATCACCCGGGAGGAGCGAGCATGATCGTCAACCCCGCCGGCCTGCCGACCGACTACGAGCACGGCGAACGCCTGACCCCCGAAGGCACGAGCGTCGACCCGATCCTGGTCGAGATCGTCCAGGGCACGCTGTCCAGCGTGGAGATGGAGGTCGAGACCGCGATCGCCAGGACCAGCCGCTCCCCCATGATCCGCGACGCCCACGACTTCCGTGCCGGCATCCACGACCGGCAGCTGCGCAAGCTCACCGGGCGTTCCTACTCCGCGCTCGTGCACCCGATCGTGCGGGACTTCCCGCTCGAGGAGATGCGCGAGGGGGACGTGTTCTTCCACAACGACGTCTACGAGTCCGAGGGTGGCATCGGGCACCTGCCCGACCTGTGCGTGACGGTGCCGGTCTTCCACGACGGCCGGGTGGTGGCGTTCGTGCAGGCCTTCGGTCACCACGACGACATCGGCGGCGCGGCGCCCGGCTCGATGCCGTCGGCGGCGACCAGCGTCTACCAGGAGGGGCTGGCCGTCCCGCCGATCCGGCTGTGGGACGCGGGCGAGCCGAACCGGGCGGCGCTGCGGATCATGACCCGCAACTCCCGGATGCCCGACAGCCTCGCCGCCGACCTGGACGCGGAGTGCTCGGCCTGCCTGATGGGCGCGCGCCGGCTGGGGGAGCTGTTCGAGCGCTACGGCCGCGAGCAGGTCGAGGCCGCGTTCGACACGATCCTGGACCAGACCACCGAGACCTACCGCCGCGAGATCCTCTCCCGGATCCCCGACGGCACCTACGTCTGGGAGGACTACGCCGAGCACGACGGCGTGGACGAGCCCCGCCTGCACACCCAGCGGATCACCCTGACCAAGACCAGCGAGCCCCGGCTGGTCATCGACTTCACCGGCACCGCTCCGCAGGCCAAGGGACCGATCAACCACTGCGGCGACTACGTCGGCGGCAACTTCCTGAAGAAGTGGCTGGCCCCGATCCTGCGCAATCTCGCCGACACCCCGGAGCGGATGGCGCAGCTGGACGTCAACGAGGGCGTGGTCCCCCTCATCGAGATGCGCTTCCCGGAGAAGGGCACGCTGCTCACGCCCATCCATCCGGCGCCGACCAACGCACGGACGTTCGTCATCCTGCGGCTGCTCGGGGTGCTGGCCGGCGTGGTGGCGAAGGCGGTCGACGGCAGGATGCCCGCGGACCAGGAGACCATCCGCTACACCGGGGTGTACGGCGACGACGCCGACGGCAACCCCTATCTCATGCGGGAGGTGCTCGGCGGCGGCTCCGGCGGGCGCTACTACGCCGACGGCGAGGACACCATCCACGTGGTCCCCGACAGCCGCAACCTGCCCACCGAGTTCACCGAGAGCCGCTTCCCGTTCCGGGTCGAGCGGCTCGGGCTCGCCGTCGACTCCGGCGGGCCGGGCCGGCACCGCGGCGGCCTGGGGTATGAGAAGCACATCCGGATGCTGCGCGACGCGCACTTCATGTCCATCGCCGACCGGTCGATCCTCTCCTGCTGGGGCGTCAAGGGCGGACGTGCCGGCCGCCCGTTCGAGGTGACGATCGACCTCGGCGGTCCCGACGAGCGGGTCGTCGACGCGCTCGCCGACGCCGAATCGGTCCGCTCGGGTCAGGTGATCCGGATCCGCACCACCGGAGGCGGCGGTTGGGGCGACCCCCTG encodes:
- a CDS encoding (2Fe-2S)-binding protein, which encodes MTEELYDVTLIVNGNRYDLRVPARRLLSDALRHDLGLTGTHVGCEHGVCGACTVLLDGRPARSCLALAVSTQGVAITTVEGLADPVGELGPVQRAFKECHALQCGFCTPGFLTTVTAGLEENPAPTHEEAREMIAGNLCRCTGYRNIVAAVERAAELSREADR
- a CDS encoding FAD binding domain-containing protein, encoding MKPAPFGYHRPADLEEACAALAADPGAKVLAGGQSLLPLLSMRLAAPSALVDLSGVPGLDRMRVDSDGVHVGALARQADVAADPRVGEAQPLLPLALANVAHATIRNRGTVVGSLAHADAAAELPAVLLLLGGSVTAMSVRGRRTVPASELFTGPMETTLAPDEIAVEAHFPALPPAAGVAFEEISRRNGDYAIAGVAALVETEGGAVTAARVAYVAVAETATVVDAGTDLTDLEVVADRAVGGLEVVADLHADADYRGHLARVLTARVLSAALARARGEAAA
- the cutA gene encoding aerobic carbon-monoxide dehydrogenase large subunit codes for the protein MTTRMVGEAVARVEDDRILRGQGAYVDDIAASPGTLHAAVLRSPHAHARIADIDVSGVLDVEGVHLVWTYDDLEGPMAESLPLLIPHPTLTHGHTQFALANGEVNHVGEAIAFVVAEDRYVAEDALDRIRVSYDFLPPVVGIEAARDGEALVHDDVPGNVAAHLEQEVGDARAAIAEAPYTLSLDLAIERSQCAPLEGRGTVARWDADVRRLLVWTSTQTSTGVRAAVAAKLGLDLAQVDVITPDVGGGFGVKIVHPWPEELLVPLAAMRLGRTVKFTEDRREHFVSSAHERAQLHHVDVGFDADGRVLGLDVRFWHDNGAYTPYGLIVPIITSTQLLGPYKPASYRVVFDSLYTNTVIVTPYRGAGRPQGCFVMERTMDAIAEALGRDRAEVRAANFIQPEEFPYDQGLVFQDGRDLVYDSGDYPRSLEMLKSLIGWDDFAAMRAEAERSGRRLGIGLGCYVEGTGVGPYEGAHVQIETTGKVKVATGLTSQGQGHQTSFAQIVADALGVRFEDVEITTGDTRRMPYAVGTFASRAAVMSGSAIHLAALKARAKALRIAAEALEVDEDDLEIVDGHVGVRGTDRGMALGTVAVLSNPLRYAFDEASKAATQFSVGDPGKPPVSEGDEPGLEGRDFYSPDRSTFASGMHAAIVETDPVTAEITVLKYAVVHDCGTIVNPLIVEGQIHGGLAQGIGGALYERMAYDADGQLQNASFMDFLMPYVTEIPDDLVVDHLETPSPLNPLGIKGAGEAGTIPVAAVIAAAIEDAEGIPVRSMPISPAELWELRRTSPRKEQP
- a CDS encoding SRPBCC family protein, which encodes MKLNGTNRVQAPVQQTWDALLDPEVLVRALPGCERLVAVGENAYDMTVTAGVASIKGTYDGHCELTELDEPRSLVMSLQGAGAPGTIGATVRVDFTDDDGATTVAWDADAVVGGMVGGVGQRMLGSVAKRMAGEFFANVERAIAEPTAPVADQSATAAEAPAATGEPSSGRVYAAPAAPSGQQDFLRGVAVGAGLVLAGVVAGGLAARRPR
- a CDS encoding hydantoinase/oxoprolinase family protein yields the protein MTDATLRRIRIGIDTGGTFTDVVAFDEDTGALVSTKTPSTPSDPADGFLAGVRKVLGLLDATGDDITAVCHGTTVATNQLLEGSVGELGFITTEGYEFILEIARQAVPDGYGNSYFWVKPPRIVPADRVRTVAGRMDFEGKEVRPFDEAEAVEVARWFRERGIDTIGVCFLHSYAEDDHERRMLEVLRREHPDAVVSLSSEVLREYREYERSMTTLVDAAVKPKVSRYVGNIHARLAGELGREDAAFYIMKSNGGVLSAEEVVHQPITTVLSGPAAGALGAGLIAQRAGFPRVLTCDGGGTSTDVSVVLDGEPTLTTEGSVGAFPSKIPMIDVVTVGAGGGSVAWISPEGTLKVGPRSAGADPGPLCYAQGGTEPTITDAHLLLGRIPPHLLGGEIPLDADAARTGIEQLAARLELDPVHCAAGILEISAWNQANALRQVSVQRGLDVRDFMLATFGGSGSLLACRLVDVLDLGGVVVPPDPGNVSAFGLLTVDVKNDYVQTSVARHDGLDLGAVRATYDDLTQRAAQALEREGFPSTAHRFVRTADLRYLGQAYEVRVTAPDGEVDEAFATAVADAFHDQHRALYGYDFRGDPHQHVEWVNLRVTGVGPITRPDVRTIAPRETGAPEPSGRRPVCFVAEEGYVDTPILWRPDLAAGDTVSGPCVIEEFGSTVPVHPGFVACVDEHANLVITREERA
- a CDS encoding amidase; translated protein: MSDLTVDSTARAMAAAIAAREISARELLELHLTRIGERNPELNALVSLDPERARAAAEEADRVTAAGGELPPLHGLPFAFKDTHDVAGWRTTFGSPLLADNVPETDELLVERVRAAGVTVLGRSNVPEFAAGSHTFNRVFGVTRNPVDPSRSAGGSSGGAACALATGMVPLADGSDMGGSLRNPASFCGVVGLRPSLGRVPEWPLYNQWETTSVGGPMARSVGDLALLLSVLAGPDPRAPQALGDPGGTFAPPLAPVPLTGLRVAVSRDLGGAFEVDDRVAAVVRSAAEAIESAGAQVEDAHPDLSLADDTFRTLRAWHLNAKLGETHRANPGALKETLAANIEAGEPLTGADIARAYAQRTSLSETMRRFFDREHGGYDVLVLPVSQVPPFPVEQEYPADINGRPQPDYLAWMRSAYFITVTGCPALSLPAGHTPEGLPVGIQVVAPHGADRRLLSIATTLEEVLRP
- a CDS encoding hydantoinase B/oxoprolinase family protein, which gives rise to MIVNPAGLPTDYEHGERLTPEGTSVDPILVEIVQGTLSSVEMEVETAIARTSRSPMIRDAHDFRAGIHDRQLRKLTGRSYSALVHPIVRDFPLEEMREGDVFFHNDVYESEGGIGHLPDLCVTVPVFHDGRVVAFVQAFGHHDDIGGAAPGSMPSAATSVYQEGLAVPPIRLWDAGEPNRAALRIMTRNSRMPDSLAADLDAECSACLMGARRLGELFERYGREQVEAAFDTILDQTTETYRREILSRIPDGTYVWEDYAEHDGVDEPRLHTQRITLTKTSEPRLVIDFTGTAPQAKGPINHCGDYVGGNFLKKWLAPILRNLADTPERMAQLDVNEGVVPLIEMRFPEKGTLLTPIHPAPTNARTFVILRLLGVLAGVVAKAVDGRMPADQETIRYTGVYGDDADGNPYLMREVLGGGSGGRYYADGEDTIHVVPDSRNLPTEFTESRFPFRVERLGLAVDSGGPGRHRGGLGYEKHIRMLRDAHFMSIADRSILSCWGVKGGRAGRPFEVTIDLGGPDERVVDALADAESVRSGQVIRIRTTGGGGWGDPLERPYDEVARDVAWGKVSVEGAREDYGAVVSGSRESVTVDEAASDALRSELVTAREPDRPFFDRGPGYAQLSGGAAAAEVDFL
- a CDS encoding uracil-xanthine permease family protein — translated: MFSWQVVDPAEGEAVAPHQRLSWGKTVGLGAQHVVAMFGATFVFPLVMGLDANLAILFSGICTILFLLICANKVPSYLGTSAAFVASVAAIRGQGGDSSDVTGAIMVGGLVLAAIGIAVHLAGAHWIHRILPPAVTGAVVMLIGFNLAPVVAGIYWPQDQWIALLTATFMVLAAVLLPGFWSRIAVFLALVFGYLISFLADKVLGPITSVTPVSEGQPVEHLRVSWEAVGQASWVGLPSGELADGVSAVHGPSFSLTFVLLVLPGVIALVAENVGHVKAVAEMTQTDLDPYMGRALFGDGVGTALASAFGGSPTTTYAENIGVMGATRVYSTAAYYVAAVVAILLGLCPKFGAIVNATPGGVLGGITVVLYGMIGLVGAKIWVENGVDFGRPANVVGLAAGLIAGIGGVSLTFTDNFELSGIALGTILVIVYYHLVNRRGADSGTVTRSLSHPEDT